A genomic stretch from Theobroma cacao cultivar B97-61/B2 chromosome 4, Criollo_cocoa_genome_V2, whole genome shotgun sequence includes:
- the LOC18603742 gene encoding LOW QUALITY PROTEIN: 1-Cys peroxiredoxin (The sequence of the model RefSeq protein was modified relative to this genomic sequence to represent the inferred CDS: substituted 2 bases at 2 genomic stop codons) has protein sequence TTRRKFTLHDYFKNSWTIIFSHPADFTPVCTTELGKMAAYLPEFEKRGVKLLGFSCDDVQSHEEWIKDVLFSXPRCRVTYPIVADPNRXIIKQLNMVDPDEKDSSGNQLPSRALHIVGPDNKIKLSFLYPACTGRNINEVVRALDSLQKSSKYKVATPANWKPGDPVVICPSVTNEEAEKMFPRGFETQKLPSGKDYLRFTCVN, from the exons ACCACCCGTAGAAAGTTCACGCTTCATGACTATTTTAAGAATAGCTGGACTATCATTTTCTCTCATCCTG CTGATTTCACACCAGTGTGCACTACGGAACTTGGCAAGATGGCAGCTTACCTGCCGGAGTTTGAAAAACGAGGGGTCAAGCTTCTGGGATTCTCTTGCGATGATGTGCAGTCGCACGAGGAGTGGATCAAGGACGTTCTTTTTTCTTGA CCTCGTTGCAGGGTGACATACCCAATCGTGGCAGATCCCAACAGATAGATCATCAAGCAACTTAACATGGTGGACCCCGATGAGAAAGACTCTTCAGGGAACCAACTCCCATCTCGAGCTCTGCACATCGTGGGCCCTGATAACAAG ATCAAGCTAAGCTTCCTTTATCCTGCATGCACTGGGCGCAACATTAATGAAGTGGTGAGGGCCCTGGACTCCCTGCAGAAGTCATCGAAGTACAAGGTTGCAACACCAGCGAACTGGAAACCAGGTGATCCTGTGGTGATTTGTCCTTCCGTGACCAACGAGGAAGCCGAAAAAATGTTCCCTCGAGGTTTTGAGACTCAAAAACTTCCATCCGGGAAGGATTACCTGCGTTTCACTTGTGTTAACTGA